Below is a genomic region from Dehalococcoidales bacterium.
ACCGCGACTAATTTTTTCACTATTCATCCTCCGTTAATCCGCCGTGACAGCCCGGGTGGTGTGTTGCCAATAAAAAAATCCCGGCCCGGTGGGACGGTATTTCAATTGGTTCTGAAGTATTTAGCTAATCTTTCACGCCTAGCGCCTGAGGTTGCCCAGCTTTCATTTGGTTACAGGGCGCAAACCGATGGCATGGAGATTAGTAATACATTACGTCTAGTATAAATAAGATATTTGTATTAGTCAATAATAAGTGACGGGCAGCCCCTTCCTGGCGGGAGCCCGGGCGACGCTATGCCAGCAGCAAAGTGACAGTCTCCGCAGCGAGTATTTTTTAACCGGATTCCCGGGGGAATGGCGTTAATTTTCAGGCAGGCTTATCATAGTATTTCAGGGTGGTCCAATCTACCGTGTTCGACTCATAAATAGGGAACGGCAAACTGATAAAACCACCATCTATCACCAGCTCAGTGCCGTTAACATAACTGGACTCATCAGAGGCGAGGTATAAAATACCGTAGGCCACATCCTCCGGCGTGCCCATGCGCCGCAGCGGATTGGTGACGGACAGCATCTTGACCGCATGTTCCACCCCTTGCTTGTCTATGGCCTGCGCCAGCTTCCGGAAAAGCGGAGTCTCGATGTTGCCGGGATGGACGGAGTTGAACCGGATATAATCCCCGGCATAGATAATGGCGTCCGCCTTGGTCATGGCGCGCATGGCGCCCTTGGAAACATCGTAAACCGGGACATCGGAGGCGACGATGCCGTATATCGAGGCTACGTTGACGACGCTGCCGGGGCCGGTCTTCAGGATATAGGGGACGGCATACTTGGTGCAGAGCAGAGTCCCTTTCAAATTAACATCCATGAGCTTATCGAACTCCGCGAGGGTGGCTTGATGGGCGGGGCGGCGGGGAGCGCCGACGCCGGCATTATTAACCAGGATATGAAGCTGGCCGTACTTGCGGTAGAACGCGGCGAAGGCCTGCGCCACCTCTGTCTCTATGGCGATGCTGGCATGCTCGAAAACCGCTTCCCCTCCGGCGGCCTTGATTTCCCGGACTACTCTATTACCGTTCTCATCGTCAATGTCCACGATAGCCACGGAAGCCCCTTCTTTAGCCAGGAGTCTGGCGGTTGCTTCCCCGATGCCGCCGGCCCCGCCGGTAACGATGGCTACCTTGCCCTTAACTCTGTCCACAGTTTTCCTCCTTACACCCAATCGTTCACTTTCATGCCAGCGCGTTCTGGAGGACCGACCGATTGCGGAGCATCCAGGCGGCAGCACGAGCCCGCCAGGCCATTCCCCAAAGCCCGGCCGCTGCGGTGGTGTCCGGACCTACACTGAACTCATCAGCCTCTGCCGCAGCGGAGTGTACGGCGAACTCGATAATCCGCTGGACAAACCCGGTTCTTTGCCTGGCGGTCAGGCCGTAACCGTCAACTATCGCCCGTAACTGGCGGGCACGGTCAGATAATGGCGGCAGGCCTTCTCTTGCGGCAACATCGTCGGAATGAAGCTTGGCATTGAGCCAACAAGCCTGGGCCAGCTCCACCAGGGGGTCTACGGGGCCGGCGAACTCCCAGTCGATCAAGGCGACGGGCATCCCTCCTCTAGCCACGATGTTCCAGGGGCCTGTATCACAATGGCCGATAATCCGGGCAGGGCCGCCCAAATCGCGACCGAACCACGGCTGCCATACCGCGTCAGGCGGCGGGTGATAGGAAGCAGTGGCGTCGTGCACAGTACGGAGTAACCGGCCTACGGCAGCGGTACCTTCCAGTGTCCAAGGACCCGGTTGCATGGACTCCCCTTCCATAAAGGTGAGCGTCTCCAGTCCGCGGTTATCGAACCCCGACCCTACTATTCCGGGAGCTCCGGTGAAACCAACCGCTTCAAGATGACGGAGCAGAGAGTGCACCGAAGAAGTCCATGGGCCGGTCTGCCGGTGAACGACATCCCCTTCCCGAAAGACTTCCTTACCGGGCACTTTGCCCCAGCCTGTGAGCGCCTGGTAACGGGCGGATTTTTCAACTGGGTTCACCCATTCCTTCTGCTTAGCCGTCTTCATTACGGGATATGATAGCATCACGGCTCAGACTTGCACAAGTTTACAGGTGTTATCTGGAGTCCGTCTCATAAAGCGGACGCTGCTGTCATGCGGCGTGGGGTGGGGGGAAAAGGGGGGAGCAGAGATGCTCTGGTTTTAAAATGCTCTTAAATTACCACTGGACGAACATGGGGAAGTGTGATTTGCTTGCGCTTTGATGATGCTACAGGGAAAGAGGCTGTGAGCATTTTGCCTCAAAAAAGTATAAGTAACGTGGTATAGAAATTATTCTAAATCCTCTTTATAAGCGTAATCAACTCACTTATTCTTTTAGAATATAGCTATAAAAGTTTCAGTCCGTATAATAATATTCCGTTATTAGCTATCTATGCTAAAATACACTTAACATGATTACAGATTTTCCATTTGAACAAAAACCGACTTTTCCTGCCGAGCTTTGGGCTAGATGCCGCAAAGATAATGATTTTATGCCAATTCTATTTGAATGGTACAAGTACATAGGTGGGACATGTAATATCGTAGCATCAATATCACGATTATCCCCGGCAATCCGAAAAATGCCTGCCCTAAATTATGCTATATTGACCGGGCTTCTTAATCGTTGCTCCAGACTCATGTTGTCAGTTTTACGATTGTCTGTCACAAAAAAATATGGCGAAACAATAGTTCTATTAGACCGGTCAATATATGAAAGTGCAGTAACCGTTCAGTGGCTTTGTTGTAAAGATAGTGATGATTGTTTTAAGCGGTATTTGGCCGGAGGCATGAAGAGTGACCTGAAGCTCAAAGACCATATACAACAAAGTATAGATAAACGTGGAGGAGACATACTCGTTATTGAGAAGGGCATGTTGGCTTCAATACAAGAATACATTGTTTCTACAGAGTTATCTGAGGAGCAAATTCGCCAAATTAATTCTTTACCAGACTTATGGAGCATGTGCCGCGATGTTGGGCTATCGGAAAAATTCTATATTGGTACTCAACGAATGGGTTCTCATGCTGTTCATGGTACATGGACGGCGTTAAGAGGTCACTATCTTAAACAAGATGCAGACGGCGAGTATTCTCTACGTGACCATGACGTTCGCCCACATGAAAATCAATTCATGGTGATTCCTCTCGTTATTCTAGATACATTAAAGAAATTTATCGATTATGTCGTCCCAGACCCCACCCATAGAGAACCTATTGAGTCTATTATTGCCGATACCAATGCAGAGGTTTTAAAGCTAACACAAGAAATAGTAAGCCCAGACTTTGAGTTCTATTCCGACTAACGATTACACTCTGCTATTAAATTTGGACATATCTATTAGTGGTTTTGGAGGCCCCTGTGAGACAAGGGAACGGGGGACAATAAAAAAGGGGAGCATCTCTGCTCCCCCAATTATCACTAATTTAAGTTCAAATCACCACTGGATGGACATGGGGAAATGTGATTTGCTTGTACTATAACTCTACCAATGAGAAA
It encodes:
- a CDS encoding DUF5677 domain-containing protein; this encodes MITDFPFEQKPTFPAELWARCRKDNDFMPILFEWYKYIGGTCNIVASISRLSPAIRKMPALNYAILTGLLNRCSRLMLSVLRLSVTKKYGETIVLLDRSIYESAVTVQWLCCKDSDDCFKRYLAGGMKSDLKLKDHIQQSIDKRGGDILVIEKGMLASIQEYIVSTELSEEQIRQINSLPDLWSMCRDVGLSEKFYIGTQRMGSHAVHGTWTALRGHYLKQDADGEYSLRDHDVRPHENQFMVIPLVILDTLKKFIDYVVPDPTHREPIESIIADTNAEVLKLTQEIVSPDFEFYSD
- a CDS encoding phosphotransferase — its product is MQPGPWTLEGTAAVGRLLRTVHDATASYHPPPDAVWQPWFGRDLGGPARIIGHCDTGPWNIVARGGMPVALIDWEFAGPVDPLVELAQACWLNAKLHSDDVAAREGLPPLSDRARQLRAIVDGYGLTARQRTGFVQRIIEFAVHSAAAEADEFSVGPDTTAAAGLWGMAWRARAAAWMLRNRSVLQNALA
- a CDS encoding SDR family oxidoreductase, with translation MDRVKGKVAIVTGGAGGIGEATARLLAKEGASVAIVDIDDENGNRVVREIKAAGGEAVFEHASIAIETEVAQAFAAFYRKYGQLHILVNNAGVGAPRRPAHQATLAEFDKLMDVNLKGTLLCTKYAVPYILKTGPGSVVNVASIYGIVASDVPVYDVSKGAMRAMTKADAIIYAGDYIRFNSVHPGNIETPLFRKLAQAIDKQGVEHAVKMLSVTNPLRRMGTPEDVAYGILYLASDESSYVNGTELVIDGGFISLPFPIYESNTVDWTTLKYYDKPA